A single Brucella intermedia LMG 3301 DNA region contains:
- a CDS encoding OsmC family protein: MSELKVRTRETGAVAEMPHGKLPVITTPTGGVVEIVTSVSQAGFNPLDLIYSSVAACMALSARIAAGKLELKDKLTDVRVEVKGDKAHEGPSRIERFDITFHFGGDLTGDEKHRLAEMAEEICTVSNTLRGEPQFDLKVS; the protein is encoded by the coding sequence ATGAGCGAACTGAAAGTCAGGACCCGCGAGACGGGCGCCGTCGCTGAAATGCCGCATGGAAAGCTTCCGGTCATCACCACGCCGACCGGCGGCGTTGTCGAAATCGTCACCAGTGTCAGTCAGGCAGGCTTCAACCCGCTCGACCTCATCTATTCGTCGGTCGCGGCCTGCATGGCGCTCAGCGCGCGCATTGCTGCCGGCAAGCTCGAGCTGAAGGACAAACTCACCGATGTGCGGGTGGAGGTGAAGGGCGACAAGGCGCATGAAGGGCCGTCGCGCATCGAGCGGTTCGATATCACCTTTCATTTCGGCGGCGATCTGACCGGGGACGAAAAGCACCGGCTAGCCGAAATGGCCGAGGAAATCTGCACGGTCAGCAATACGCTGCGCGGCGAGCCGCAGTTTGATCTGAAGGTATCGTAA
- a CDS encoding D-aminopeptidase, which yields MSKFDLPALEAFVRTVPQHYKGPGGAVAVVKDGKVVLRHAWGFADLSARKAMTPQTRMPICSVSKQFTCAVLLDSVGEPEVLDDALAAYLDRFTEERPSVRDLCNNQSGLRDYWALTVLCGADPEGVLLPEQAQSLLRRLKTTHSAPGTHYSYCNGNFRILADLIESHTGRTLVELLAERIFKPAGMKTAALIPDTAMFDECTGYEGDTVRGFLPAVNRIHWMGDAGICASLDDLIAWEQFIDATRDDEDGIYRRLSGPQTFSDGNAAPYGLGLKFEEAGGRRLTGHGGALRGWRCQRWHCADERLSTIALFNFEGGASDVAFKLMNIALDVSTTEQVRVEADAAWFGSWLDHETGLVLSLEDAGRGRMKARFGTGPEVMDVVGENEARSSMTTIRRKGDTIHLAREDENLSLTMQRLKGAAKQDIAGRYRSEELEADLLIVNEGGAFYGAFEGFLGKSDMYPLYEAGPDVWLLPVQRSMDAPSPGEWKLVFHRDAKSGITGMTVGCWLARHVDYRRIPE from the coding sequence ATGTCAAAATTCGATCTTCCCGCGCTAGAAGCTTTCGTTCGCACCGTTCCGCAGCACTATAAGGGGCCGGGCGGCGCGGTCGCCGTGGTGAAGGATGGCAAGGTCGTCCTGCGCCACGCCTGGGGCTTTGCCGATCTTTCAGCGCGAAAGGCGATGACGCCGCAAACGCGCATGCCGATATGCTCGGTCAGCAAGCAGTTCACCTGCGCCGTGTTGCTGGACAGCGTTGGCGAGCCGGAAGTTCTTGACGATGCGCTTGCCGCCTATCTCGACAGGTTCACGGAAGAGCGCCCGAGCGTGCGCGACCTGTGCAACAACCAGTCGGGCCTGCGCGATTACTGGGCGCTGACTGTTCTGTGCGGGGCCGATCCGGAAGGCGTCTTGCTGCCGGAACAGGCGCAAAGCCTGCTGCGCCGCCTGAAGACCACGCATTCCGCGCCGGGCACGCATTATTCCTATTGCAACGGCAATTTCCGCATTCTGGCTGATCTTATCGAAAGCCATACGGGCCGAACCCTGGTCGAGCTTCTGGCGGAGCGTATTTTCAAGCCTGCGGGCATGAAGACCGCTGCACTCATCCCCGATACCGCGATGTTTGACGAATGCACCGGCTATGAGGGCGATACGGTGCGCGGGTTCCTGCCTGCCGTCAATCGCATCCACTGGATGGGCGATGCGGGCATCTGCGCGTCGCTCGACGACCTGATCGCCTGGGAACAGTTTATCGACGCGACACGCGACGACGAAGACGGAATCTATCGTCGCCTGAGTGGTCCGCAGACTTTCAGCGATGGCAATGCGGCTCCCTACGGTCTCGGCCTCAAGTTCGAGGAAGCAGGCGGCAGGCGGCTCACCGGCCATGGCGGGGCGCTGCGCGGCTGGCGCTGCCAGCGCTGGCACTGCGCCGATGAGCGTCTCTCGACGATTGCCCTGTTCAATTTTGAAGGCGGCGCGTCCGATGTCGCCTTCAAGCTGATGAATATCGCGCTTGACGTTTCCACGACGGAACAGGTCCGCGTCGAAGCCGATGCCGCTTGGTTCGGCTCGTGGCTGGACCATGAAACCGGCCTCGTGCTGAGCCTCGAAGATGCCGGGCGCGGGCGCATGAAGGCGCGTTTCGGCACCGGACCGGAAGTGATGGATGTGGTGGGCGAGAACGAAGCGCGCTCGTCGATGACCACGATCCGCCGCAAGGGCGATACGATCCATCTTGCGCGTGAGGATGAAAATCTGAGCCTGACGATGCAGCGCCTGAAAGGGGCGGCGAAGCAGGATATCGCAGGGCGCTATCGCAGCGAAGAGCTTGAAGCCGATCTTCTGATCGTCAATGAGGGCGGTGCATTCTACGGGGCGTTCGAGGGTTTTCTCGGCAAGAGCGATATGTATCCGCTCTATGAGGCAGGCCCGGACGTCTGGTTGCTGCCGGTGCAGCGCTCCATGGATGCGCCGTCGCCGGGCGAATGGAAACTTGTCTTCCATCGCGATGCCAAAAGCGGGATAACAGGCATGACCGTCGGCTGCTGGCTGGCGCGGCATGTGGACTACAGGAGAATTCCGGAATGA
- a CDS encoding DUF72 domain-containing protein — MAREKTGEIRIGIGGWAYEPWDESFYPEKLPKKRQLEYASSKLTSIEINSTYYGPQKPATFAKWHDETPDGFVFSLKAPRFSTNRRVLAEAGESIEKFMTGGMMELKDKLGVVNWQFMGTKKFDPVDFEAFLKLLPKRVDGRDVRHAVEVRHDSFNSPEFIALLREYGVAVVIAGDSDFPQFADMTAPFAYFRIMGTKESQPGGYGKGELDQWAARAKAVAAGELAEGLKTVTPPVADYIARDVYLYVISGYKAHNPHAAMALIERIK; from the coding sequence ATGGCCAGGGAAAAGACGGGCGAGATCCGCATCGGCATTGGCGGCTGGGCCTATGAACCGTGGGATGAGAGCTTCTATCCCGAGAAACTTCCGAAGAAGCGCCAGCTCGAATATGCGTCGAGCAAGCTCACTTCCATCGAAATCAACAGCACCTATTACGGTCCGCAGAAACCTGCGACCTTCGCCAAATGGCACGATGAAACACCGGACGGTTTCGTGTTTTCGCTGAAAGCGCCGCGTTTTTCCACCAATCGCCGCGTGCTGGCCGAAGCGGGCGAGAGCATTGAGAAGTTCATGACCGGCGGCATGATGGAGCTGAAAGACAAGCTGGGCGTGGTCAACTGGCAGTTCATGGGAACGAAGAAGTTCGACCCCGTGGATTTCGAGGCGTTCTTGAAGCTTCTGCCCAAGCGGGTCGACGGGCGCGATGTGCGCCACGCGGTGGAAGTGCGCCACGACAGTTTCAACTCGCCGGAGTTCATTGCGCTGCTGCGCGAATATGGTGTGGCGGTGGTGATTGCGGGCGACAGCGACTTTCCGCAATTTGCCGATATGACGGCGCCTTTCGCCTATTTCCGTATCATGGGGACGAAGGAAAGCCAGCCGGGCGGTTATGGCAAGGGCGAACTCGATCAGTGGGCGGCGCGCGCAAAGGCAGTTGCCGCCGGCGAGCTTGCCGAAGGGTTGAAGACCGTCACGCCGCCCGTTGCTGATTATATCGCCCGCGATGTCTATCTCTATGTCATCAGCGGCTATAAGGCGCATAATCCGCATGCGGCCATGGCCTTGATCGAACGGATAAAATGA